ATTTTACTTCTTAATGAGCCTTTTTGGTTTTTAGTGGTAGGCCCAAATTAATCAcagtaggccccaatttagccaggttcaAAAAGGGTATTTGAATCTTAAATTTCTGCAAAAGATTATTGAGAAAGAATTTTAGCAGATGATGAAAATTTTActctttggatcattttatatCATGAGAAACATTTAATTTTGGATATTATTCCGAATTCTTACACAGTATTCAAAGACAGTAATTAGCTGTAATAATACTGCATCCGTaccatggtttttaaaagcgtatGCTTCACGCTTCGGAGCGTACACTTCGCTTCAAATTTCATCATTTCGCTTCAAAGCGGTCATGTGAAGCGCACCTTTCATGAAGcgtacgcttcgcttcaaatttcagcatttcgctcTGAAGCGGTCATGTAAAGCTCATGTTTTAAGGGGGAATTGAACACCCCACCTCCCACTCGTCTGGAGTAGGTTGAACTGGTGTACACACgctttgtttttgataaaaattggacttatataaaatttatataaatattatcttcctaataaatttataattactagttacgactaatttatttataagaaaacatccgcttcaaacatcaaccatgaagcgAAGCTTCACGCTTCGACATAAGCATCacttcctaaaaatgaaaaacgcttcacgctttcaataccttgATCCGGACACTAAGAATCTAAGATTATTACAACATAAGTCAAGTCAACATTAACTAATTGACTTGACACACAAACTGTTCACACACTTTATATCCCTAATAAGAAAATATCCCCAATAAAACCCCTCTAAAGCCACTCTCATTTCCCTTCTCATCTCTGATACTCgaaagacacctcttgagatgaGAACCCTAGAAATGGAGAGCTTTAGATGTGGGTTTTCTTCGTCTGTGAAAAAACTAATTCTCTTCTTTGGTTTCActgtcttcgtcttgattttgaTCTTCGTTtcgtgttttttatttttgttcatttgcAGCTCAAGAAACGATGTTTTTACAAGCTATGGATAGATTTGTGGACGATCGGGAATATTCACCAAGTCTGTCTTCCTCCATTCTCCCTCCTCTTAGAACTCCTTATATACTTATTTAACTCTTTCCTCgtcttgatttttattttatttttccttgttttgttCTTGCAGAATCAAGCTCACCACATTTTGCGTTTTTTAATGCTGCTTACACTAATAAAATCCATAACTTCAAGTGTAAGAAAAACAGTATATgtctatttgattttattttatttaaatttttgtAAAAATCTGTGTTAAAATCTTGTTTGGTCATTTTTTGGGGTTGGCTTCAGATCATGCTAAATGTGAAGAGATTGGAGTAGCAACTACGATTGGAAAGATGAGAGATGAAGATGAAAGAGGATGTCTTCATTTTGCTGCTGCAGGAGGAAGTTTAGAAGTTTGCAAATATTTGATTGAGACGTTGAAACTTGATGTGGATCCCAAAGATGAACATGGTATTATATTATGAAGAGATTTTGTCTTGTCAATGTCATATTTCCTTGtgtgattttcaattgttttTTATGCAGATAAATTTGCTACTGTAACAATTAAATATATATTCTTCTTGTTGTATCTATTTTGCAGGTCACACACCCTTGTATCATGCAGCTATAAAAGGACGTTTGAAAACGGTTCGATATCTTCTTGAAATGGGTGCCAATGCTGATGCAGCAACTGATACGAATTACACGCCTTTACACTGTGCTGCAAAGATAGGTACTCCCTCTCTAAATGGTTCCGGCTTCTGTTAGATTCTAGTTTGATCTTCACCGGTGTCCGTAAATCTAAACATGTTGTCCCACCTTACAATTTAATTGTACCTTTAATATTACAGTTAATAAGAATTTATTATCTGGAAACTATTGTGACTGCATTAAAAACTTCACTGGTGTGAGTTCTGTGGACACACTGGACTACTGGAGTGGAGGATGTACCTCATTGCGTGAATTAAGTTTTAGTGCATGTATGTGATCTCCAATTACTAGTAGACCTAGCTACATGCTATTAGCCATTACGTGTTAAGGAGGCACAACACTGTCCTATTTGTGGGGTCAGATAAATCATAACCAACCAAATGGATATCAATATCATAGTAAAATAATGACTTCTTTGACTGGCTGGATGGTCATTCTACTAGTGAGCCATCCTGATTTGTTGGTCTAGGAATATCTTAGTCCCAACTTTACACAAGGTTTTAGTTGTTCAAGCCCACATGAATTATATTAAATGCCTTCCAAAGATTCAGCAGACAGGGCTAATACTCCATCTTGGTGTATTTTTCATTAGACCTGTGTAAAGACTCAACTTCCTCAAAGTAGGTTATGAAGTCTGAATACCAGTAAGATGTTTCTTAACTTCTTACCAGATATCTTGATATATTCGAACGTATGAGTAAGCATGCGGTTCTTGTGAGATTATGTGCAGGTAATACAAAGATAATGACCTTGTTACTTTCAAGGGGTGCACGCGTTGATGTTGCAAGTAGGACTGGCACTGCCCTTCAAAGGGCTGCTAGTTGTGGTCATCGAGGTGCCGTTAGAGTGTTGTTGGATCACAGTGCAAATGTAAGTTGGGTGCTTCTGCTGGTATTAAACAGTTGCTGACTGTAAGGTAGTCGATATTTAGAATGCCAGCTTCAAAACATACCAAGTTACCAACTTCCTCTTTCTGTAACCTTATGCAGTTTATTTTTAATTGTAAAAATTATTAGGACAATTATCTCTATTTAAGAGCAGCATATGGTACCTGCTTACTTAACTAAAGTGAAATTTTACAGACTGTCTTTTACTATGCAGCCCAATGTTGTTACCTCTCAGGGTATGCTTAGACCACTAATGTCGGCGATTCTTGGCAAGTCATGGGAAACTATGGAACTTCTACTACAGGTT
This is a stretch of genomic DNA from Papaver somniferum cultivar HN1 chromosome 1, ASM357369v1, whole genome shotgun sequence. It encodes these proteins:
- the LOC113289801 gene encoding ankyrin-3-like isoform X2: MRTLEMESFRSQETMFLQAMDRFVDDREYSPKSSSPHFAFFNAAYTNKIHNFKYHAKCEEIGVATTIGKMRDEDERGCLHFAAAGGSLEVCKYLIETLKLDVDPKDEHGHTPLYHAAIKGRLKTVRYLLEMGANADAATDTNYTPLHCAAKIGNTKIMTLLLSRGARVDVASRTGTALQRAASCGHRGAVRVLLDHSANPNVVTSQGMLRPLMSAILGKSWETMELLLQAGADPNAVSCGSSPLIFAARDGRVDDIKRLLEAGADPNYTMNAGLTALEIAAIECNHPIVRVLFPVTSRIPTYPDWSIGGLMKDVNSAANKTQRVVHAEEKFHQAKSKGRDAFQGEQYLMAAHWFQEALAISPKDAAVLSNLSACYACLDDGIEALDYATKCMYERPEWPKAHYRMGVAHSILKVQ
- the LOC113289801 gene encoding ankyrin repeat and protein kinase domain-containing protein 1-like isoform X1; this encodes MRTLEMESFRSQETMFLQAMDRFVDDREYSPKSSSPHFAFFNAAYTNKIHNFKYHAKCEEIGVATTIGKMRDEDERGCLHFAAAGGSLEVCKYLIETLKLDVDPKDEHGHTPLYHAAIKGRLKTVRYLLEMGANADAATDTNYTPLHCAAKIGNTKIMTLLLSRGARVDVASRTGTALQRAASCGHRGAVRVLLDHSANPNVVTSQGMLRPLMSAILGKSWETMELLLQAGADPNAVSCGSSPLIFAARDGRVDDIKRLLEAGADPNYTMNAGLTALEIAAIECNHPIVRVLFPVTSRIPTYPDWSIGGLMKDVNSAANKTQRVVHAEEKFHQAKSKGRDAFQGEQYLMAAHWFQEALAISPKDAAVLSNLSACYACLDDGIEALDYATKCMYERPEWPKAHYRMGVAHSILKRYNDASLAFKKGVMLDPENKELQDAYMEAIMARVTYLKSVKDN